The sequence GGGAGCGAGGTGGTGCTGTCGCTGGTGCCGGGCGATCGGGTAAGCGATATCGAGATCGAGAGCTGGGAGGGGAAGGTTCCGGAGTGACGAAGTTCACGCGACGGGTCTAGGCGACTTCGTCTTCCATGACGCACGCATCGACGGGGCAAACCCGCGCGCAGCGCGAACAGCCGTTGCACAGGTCGTTGTCGACGACGAAGATATCGCCTTCGGAGATCGCGCGCTCGGGGCACGCGGTCTCGCAGGAGCCGCACGCGATGCACGCGTCGATGATGTGGCATTTGAGCTGACTGTCGGTCATTTCTCGAATCGATCCGAAGCCCGAATATCCCGCTGGTGAAACCGTTTGGTGCTCCCCGCTGTCTTGAACAACAGGCGACGTTCACGCTAGAAGTACCGCGTTCGCGCTTCATCCTCCCGTCGCGCGCCAACATACGCCCGGGCGAGGCGCGCGGACCATGATTCGGATCAAGCCCTTTCGCGAAAGGCACCCATGAACGCGAAAAAAGCCCTGCGGGACGCGGCGATTTTGGCGGCGATCGGCGTTGTCGCGGGAATTTCCGTCAATGTCGCGCGCCCGAACGGCATCCCGCTGGTCGCTCCCGCGCGAGGCGTCGCCCAAAGCGCGCCCGAAGACGCGCCGGGGCTCGGGAATCTGGACCTCGCGGGGGCGAAAAAGGCGTTCGACGCGGGCGCGGTTTTCATCGACGCACGCAGCGAGCACGAGTTCACCGCCGGGCACATCGCCGGCGCGCATCATCTCTACTACGCGGATTTCGAGGCGAAGGGCACGGAGCTGCTTGCGAAGCTGCCCTTCGACAAGACGATCGTGACCTACTGCTCGGGCGAGGACTGCAACGCGAGCGACATCCTCGCAAGGCATCTGCTGGATTTCGGCTTCGAGCGCGTGCGGGTGTTCTTCGGCGGCTGGCCCGCGTGGCAGGCGGCGGGGTATCCCGCAGAGGGTGCGGGCGAGGCTGCCCCGCTGTTCGAACCCATGGGGGCGAAATAATGGCGGCGCTGCTCGAAAACAAATACGTCGTCCTCGCGCTGCGGATCGGCTTTGGCGCGATGTGGATCATCGCCGCGTGGGACAAGATTGCGCACCCCGACAAGTTCGCCATCGCGGTCGACAACTACCACATACTGCCGCGCGCGCTCGTCCACGCCGTCGCGCTGATTCTGCCGTGCGTGGAGATGCTCGTGGGCCTGTGCCTCGTCGCGGGCACCGCCGTCGAGGGCGCGGCGCTGCTGTCCGCCGCCATGATGGTCGTCTTCATCATCGGTCTCACGCAGGCCCTCGTGCGCGGCCTCGACATCTCGTGCGGATGCTTTTCGCAGACCACGGGGCAGGCATCGAAAATCAGCCCCTGGCTCGTCCTGCGCGACGCCGCGCTGATCGCTGGTTCTGTTTGGATTCTCGTTTATAATCGGGGGCGCTGGTCGATCCTCAACCTGCTGCGGCGCACGCCCGGGGCTTGCGTCGCCGGCCATTGACGAAAGGGAAACACCATGAAACTCGGTTGGACTCCATGGCTCGTCGTGATCGTGATGGCCGCCGCGTCGCTGGCAACGGTCACCGCGTGCGGCGACGACGACGATGACGATGACGACGACACCGGCGGAAGCGGCTCGTACGCGACGGACTGCGAAACGCTGCTCGAGGAGTTCTTCGCGGGCGGTGGCGTCTTCGGCGACTGCTATGACGAAGAGGAAGCTCTGAACACGCTGCTGGAGGAGTGTCCGAAATTCGACACCGCGGACCAGGATCTGGCGTCGGATTCCATTGACTGCATGGAAGGGCTCGACTGCGGCGATTACGACGACTACTCGGGTCTCTATACCGCCGTGCTGGATTGCATGGGCCCGACGATCGGCGACGAATAACCCGACGCGAATCGACAGAAACCGGCGGGACCGCGCACGCGGCTCCGCCGGTTTTTGTGGTGGTGCGCCCAGCATGGGCATGACCTTGGAGGTGTAAGTCCTCTCGGAAGCAGGCCGTCGCAACCGAAGCGAAGCGCAACCGCGGAAGGGAAACCGACCGTGGGGAGGAAGCGTGGAGCGAAAGCGCGGGCCGATGTACAAGAACC comes from Deltaproteobacteria bacterium and encodes:
- a CDS encoding DoxX family membrane protein; its protein translation is MAALLENKYVVLALRIGFGAMWIIAAWDKIAHPDKFAIAVDNYHILPRALVHAVALILPCVEMLVGLCLVAGTAVEGAALLSAAMMVVFIIGLTQALVRGLDISCGCFSQTTGQASKISPWLVLRDAALIAGSVWILVYNRGRWSILNLLRRTPGACVAGH
- a CDS encoding 4Fe-4S binding protein, producing MTDSQLKCHIIDACIACGSCETACPERAISEGDIFVVDNDLCNGCSRCARVCPVDACVMEDEVA
- a CDS encoding rhodanese-like domain-containing protein, which gives rise to MNAKKALRDAAILAAIGVVAGISVNVARPNGIPLVAPARGVAQSAPEDAPGLGNLDLAGAKKAFDAGAVFIDARSEHEFTAGHIAGAHHLYYADFEAKGTELLAKLPFDKTIVTYCSGEDCNASDILARHLLDFGFERVRVFFGGWPAWQAAGYPAEGAGEAAPLFEPMGAK